The following are encoded together in the Lathyrus oleraceus cultivar Zhongwan6 chromosome 3, CAAS_Psat_ZW6_1.0, whole genome shotgun sequence genome:
- the LOC127131777 gene encoding dihydropyrimidinase — MLGSGTNLVTTVIGFGMSATFIVFVCTRIICGRLRGGVESRMMYQIESRYDIEQPEHHVNDPDPEPVLLEAIPTLKFNQEAFSSIEDTQCPTLTHIYTSYHRVLNLDFEIQFCEAGIGYGDSSCGPSIPSSSKLLIKGGTVVNAHHQQIADVYIEDGVIVAVNPTITVGDEVRVIDATGKFVMPGGIDPHTHLEFEFMNTVTKDDFFSGQAAALAGGTTMHIDFAIPIDGSLTAGFKAYEKKAKKSCMDYGFHMAITKWDETVAREMELMVKEKGINSFKFFMAYKGALMIGDELLLQGLKKCKSLGALAMVHAENGDAVDEGQKKMIELGITGPEGHALSRPPVLEGEATARAIHLADFVNTPLYVVHVMSIDATEEIAKARTSGS; from the exons ATGTTGGGTTCAGGGACAAATTTAGTGACAACTGTTATTGGATTTGGCATGAGTGCCACTTTCATTGTTTTCGTTTGTACAAGAATCATTTGTGGAAGACTTAGAGGTGGTGTTGAATCTAGGATGATGTATCAGATTGAATCAAGATATGATATAGAACAG CCAGAACATCATGTTAATGACCCTGATCCTGAACCAGTTCTGCTTGAAGCAATCCCCACTTTGAAGTTCAATCAAGAGGCTTTCAGTTCCATTGAAGATACACA GTGTCCGACACTGACCCATATCTACACCTCTTATCATCGAGTTTTGAATTTGGATTTTGAAATTCAGTTTTGTGAAGCTGGAATCGGATACGGAGACTCTTCCTGTGGACCTTCAATTCCATCATCATCCAAGTTGTTGATCAAAGGAG GTACTGTGGTTAATGCTCACCATCAACAAATCGCCGATGTTTATATTGAAGACGGTGTCATCGTTGCTGTTAATCCAACTATCACT GTTGGAGATGAGGTGCGTGTCATAGATGCTACTGGCAAGTTTGTTATGCCAG GAGGCATTGATCCTCATACTCATCTAGAGTTTGAGTTTATGAACACTGTAACGAAGGATGACTTCTTCAGTGGCCAGGCCGCAGCATTGGCTGGTGGGACGACAATGCACATTGACTTTGCCATACCAATTGATGGGAGTTTAACGGCCGGTTTCAAAGCCTATGAAAAGAAGGCGAAGAAGTCTTGCATGGATTATGGTTTCCATATGGCTATTACCAAATGGGATGAAACAGTTGCAAGAGAAATGGAGCTCATGGTCAAGGAGAAAG GTATCAATTCTTTTAAGTTTTTCATGGCTTACAAAGGAGCTCTTATGATCGGTGATGAGCTTCTTCTACAAGGACTTAAAAAGTGCAAGTCTCTCGGTGCCTTAGCCATGGTCCATGCAGAAAACGGAGATGCTGTGGATGAAGGGCAAAAGAAGATGATAGAGCTTGGAATAACTGGACCCGAGGGACATGCTCTTTCAAGGCCTCCGGTG TTAGAAGGAGAGGCAACTGCTCGTGCTATTCACTTAGCAGATTTTGTAAACACTCCTTTGTATGTGGTTCATGTCATGAGCATTGATGCAACGGAAGAAATTGCGAAAGCCAGGACATCAGGTTCTTAA
- the LOC127128294 gene encoding serine carboxypeptidase-like 20 isoform X1 → MRNFYLILLHIFLTFVLTHSAPKGSLITNVPGFNGSLPSKHYGGYVTIDESHGKNLYYYFVQSEGDSSKDPIVLWLNGGPGCSSFDGFVYEHGPFNFDKPVNGSLPKLHLNPYSWSKVSNIIYLDSPVGVGFSYSKNTSQYETGDEKTATDSHTFLLKWFELYP, encoded by the exons ATGAGAAACTTttacttgatcttgcttcataTTTTCCTAACATTTGTGTTGACACATTCAGCGCCTAAAGGATCTCTTATAACCAATGTTCCAGGCTTCAATGGATCTCTACCTTCAAAGCACTATGGAGGGTATGTAACAATAGATGAAAGTCATGGTAAGAACTTGTATTACTATTTTGTTCAATCAGAAGGCGATTCATCAAAGGACCCTATTGTTCTATGGCTGAATGGTGGACCAGGATGTTCTAGTTTTGATGGTTTTGTATATGAACATG GTCCTTTTAATTTTGACAAACCTGTCAATGGATCCTTGCCTAAGTTGCATCTCAATCCATACAGTTGGTCAAAG GTTTCCAACATTATATATTTGGACTCACCCGTTGGAGTAGGATTTTCGTATTCGAAAAATACATCTCAGTACGAAACTGGAGATGAAAAGACTGCGACTGATTCACATACTTTTCTCCTCAAA TGGTTTGAATTATATCCTTAG
- the LOC127128294 gene encoding serine carboxypeptidase-like 20 isoform X2, whose amino-acid sequence MRNFYLILLHIFLTFVLTHSAPKGSLITNVPGFNGSLPSKHYGGYVTIDESHGKNLYYYFVQSEGDSSKDPIVLWLNGGPGCSSFDGFVYEHGPFNFDKPVNGSLPKLHLNPYSFQHYIFGLTRWSRIFVFEKYISVRNWR is encoded by the exons ATGAGAAACTTttacttgatcttgcttcataTTTTCCTAACATTTGTGTTGACACATTCAGCGCCTAAAGGATCTCTTATAACCAATGTTCCAGGCTTCAATGGATCTCTACCTTCAAAGCACTATGGAGGGTATGTAACAATAGATGAAAGTCATGGTAAGAACTTGTATTACTATTTTGTTCAATCAGAAGGCGATTCATCAAAGGACCCTATTGTTCTATGGCTGAATGGTGGACCAGGATGTTCTAGTTTTGATGGTTTTGTATATGAACATG GTCCTTTTAATTTTGACAAACCTGTCAATGGATCCTTGCCTAAGTTGCATCTCAATCCATACA GTTTCCAACATTATATATTTGGACTCACCCGTTGGAGTAGGATTTTCGTATTCGAAAAATACATCTCAGTACGAAACTGGAGATGA
- the LOC127128293 gene encoding dihydropyrimidinase encodes MPGGIDPHTHLEFEFMNTVTKDDFFSGQAAALAGGTTMHIDFAIPIDGSLTAGFKAYEKKAKKSCMDYGFHMAITKWDETVAREMELMVKEKGINSFKFFMAYKGALMIGDELLLQGLKKCKSLGALAMVHAENGDAVDEGKKKMIELGITGPEGHALSRPPVLEGEATARAIHLADFVNTPLYVVHVMSIDATEEIAKARTSGS; translated from the exons ATGCCAG GAGGCATTGATCCTCATACTCATCTAGAGTTTGAGTTTATGAACACTGTAACGAAGGATGACTTCTTCAGTGGCCAGGCCGCAGCATTGGCTGGTGGGACGACAATGCACATTGACTTTGCCATACCAATTGATGGGAGTTTAACGGCCGGTTTCAAAGCCTATGAAAAGAAGGCGAAGAAGTCTTGCATGGATTATGGTTTCCATATGGCTATTACCAAATGGGATGAAACAGTTGCAAGAGAAATGGAGCTCATGGTCAAGGAGAAAG GTATCAATTCTTTTAAGTTTTTCATGGCTTACAAAGGAGCTCTTATGATCGGTGATGAGCTTCTTCTACAAGGACTTAAAAAGTGCAAGTCTCTCGGTGCCTTAGCCATGGTCCATGCAGAAAACGGAGATGCTGTGGATGAAGGGAAAAAGAAGATGATAGAGCTTGGAATAACTGGACCCGAGGGACATGCTCTTTCAAGGCCTCCGGTG TTAGAAGGAGAGGCAACTGCTCGTGCTATTCACTTAGCAGATTTTGTAAACACTCCTTTGTATGTGGTTCATGTCATGAGCATTGATGCAACGGAAGAAATTGCGAAAGCCAGGACATCAGGTTCTTAA